A window of Campylobacter concisus contains these coding sequences:
- the gatC gene encoding Asp-tRNA(Asn)/Glu-tRNA(Gln) amidotransferase subunit GatC: MQIDDTLLNKLEKLSALQISDEKREEVKKQLSEIVSFVDILNELDLSSDEAVVSSIKGGTPLREDKPRPSDVIDTILKYAPSREGHFFAVPKIIE; the protein is encoded by the coding sequence ATGCAAATAGATGATACTCTTTTAAATAAATTAGAAAAACTTTCTGCCTTACAAATCAGTGATGAAAAAAGAGAAGAAGTAAAAAAACAACTAAGTGAGATTGTATCTTTTGTTGATATTTTAAATGAACTTGATCTAAGCAGCGACGAAGCTGTAGTTAGCTCTATAAAAGGTGGCACGCCTTTAAGAGAAGATAAGCCAAGACCAAGTGATGTGATTGATACGATCTTGAAATACGCTCCTTCACGTGAAGGGCATTTTTTTGCTGTACCAAAAATAATAGAATAA
- a CDS encoding L-seryl-tRNA selenium transferase codes for MKKITLFLAFALALVLSGCGTKRQYFEPAQTSGKISLSKDMPSYIKSANANGATLDNGNIITKNGLNTNIKLPENFNFLNENNGFIISASINGDLNVTDPSGHSVYSNKFSTAIVAASLDQNLLAAISAANHIYLIDINTATTIMEYSSSNIAAVDSRVVAPFFMSSLIVYPALDGKIYIVQKETGRILRDVVVSSENFFNNIIFLGVEGDNLIAATAKKLIVINPSQTVYYDGEIKDVLVNNDEIYIFKKDGTIVRTNLMLKEQNKVNFKFAIFSAATIINNKLYVIEKTGYVIKTNLDLSGAEIYEFSDEIKDKSFMGSGAFYYDNELVNLGQ; via the coding sequence ATGAAAAAAATTACTCTTTTCTTGGCTTTTGCCTTGGCTTTAGTTTTAAGCGGATGTGGCACAAAAAGACAATATTTCGAGCCAGCTCAAACCTCTGGCAAAATTTCTTTGTCAAAAGATATGCCATCTTATATCAAATCAGCAAATGCAAATGGTGCCACTCTTGATAACGGCAATATTATCACCAAAAACGGCCTAAATACAAACATTAAGTTGCCTGAAAATTTTAATTTCTTAAATGAAAACAACGGCTTTATCATTTCAGCTAGTATAAATGGCGATCTAAATGTGACAGATCCTAGCGGACACAGCGTTTATAGTAATAAATTTTCAACAGCAATCGTTGCTGCCTCTCTTGATCAAAACCTATTAGCAGCTATCAGCGCGGCAAACCACATCTATCTAATAGACATAAATACCGCAACAACAATAATGGAATATAGCTCGTCTAATATAGCAGCAGTTGATTCAAGGGTCGTAGCACCATTTTTTATGAGCTCGCTTATCGTTTATCCGGCATTAGATGGCAAAATTTATATAGTACAAAAAGAGACTGGTAGAATTTTACGTGACGTGGTCGTAAGTTCTGAAAATTTCTTTAATAACATCATATTCTTAGGCGTTGAGGGCGATAATCTAATCGCAGCAACAGCTAAAAAACTTATCGTCATTAACCCAAGCCAAACGGTCTATTATGACGGCGAGATCAAAGATGTATTAGTTAATAACGATGAAATTTATATCTTTAAAAAAGATGGTACGATCGTAAGAACAAATCTTATGTTAAAAGAGCAAAATAAAGTTAATTTCAAATTTGCCATCTTCTCAGCAGCCACTATTATCAATAATAAGCTCTACGTAATCGAAAAAACAGGCTACGTTATAAAAACAAATTTAGACCTCAGTGGAGCTGAAATTTATGAATTTAGCGATGAGATAAAAGATAAAAGCTTTATGGGCAGTGGTGCCTTTTATTATGATAATGAACTTGTTAATTTAGGGCAATGA
- a CDS encoding type III pantothenate kinase gives MILCNIGNTNATFLEDGKISRMKISEFKSYKPEKKVYFISVNDEILNILKDNKMFVDLEPFFTIDTIYQGLGVDRIAACYSINNGVIVDAGSAITVDIMANSIHLGGYILPGISSMLNAYKSISPRLDITINSQIDIDALPQKTADAVSYGIIKPIITLLDKLAGDKKVYFTGGDGDFLSKFFKNAICDKMLVFRAMQKLITEKKDMII, from the coding sequence ATGATTTTGTGTAATATAGGCAATACTAACGCTACATTTTTAGAAGATGGCAAAATCTCACGTATGAAAATTTCTGAGTTTAAAAGCTATAAGCCAGAAAAAAAAGTATATTTTATATCCGTAAATGATGAAATTTTAAATATTTTAAAAGATAATAAGATGTTTGTGGATCTAGAACCATTTTTTACTATTGATACGATATATCAGGGTCTAGGTGTAGATAGAATCGCAGCATGTTACTCTATAAATAATGGCGTAATCGTTGATGCTGGAAGCGCCATAACAGTTGACATTATGGCAAATTCTATCCATCTTGGAGGATATATCTTGCCAGGCATTTCAAGTATGCTAAACGCCTACAAAAGTATCTCTCCACGACTTGATATTACTATAAATTCACAAATTGACATAGATGCACTACCACAAAAAACAGCCGATGCTGTGAGTTATGGCATTATTAAACCAATAATAACTCTACTAGATAAGCTAGCCGGTGACAAAAAAGTCTATTTTACTGGTGGAGATGGCGACTTTTTGTCAAAATTTTTTAAAAATGCTATTTGCGACAAGATGCTAGTTTTTCGTGCCATGCAAAAGCTAATAACTGAAAAGAAAGATATGATAATATGA
- the hisG gene encoding ATP phosphoribosyltransferase, whose amino-acid sequence MITVALPKGRIAEATLEIFRKIFGSSFLFEDRKLILEEGNFRFLMVRNQDIPTYVTEGAADIGVVGLDVLEEHKPNVVRLLDLKIGQCKVCIGIKNNSELDLNQPELKIATKMPNITRNYFTKQAVAVKIIKLYGSIELAPLVGLSDAIVDVVETGSTMKQNGLKIAGDIMQSSAYLIANKNSFIIKKDEILELYKKIKEEI is encoded by the coding sequence ATGATAACAGTAGCACTACCGAAGGGAAGAATAGCTGAGGCAACACTAGAAATTTTTAGAAAAATTTTTGGTTCAAGTTTTTTATTTGAAGATAGAAAACTAATCCTTGAAGAAGGAAATTTTAGATTTTTAATGGTTCGCAACCAAGATATCCCAACTTATGTCACTGAAGGTGCAGCTGATATCGGTGTGGTGGGACTTGACGTACTTGAAGAGCACAAGCCAAATGTTGTAAGGCTACTGGATTTAAAAATCGGACAATGCAAAGTTTGCATTGGTATAAAAAATAACTCTGAATTAGATCTAAACCAGCCAGAGCTAAAAATAGCCACAAAAATGCCAAATATAACAAGAAATTATTTTACAAAACAAGCTGTAGCTGTAAAGATCATCAAACTTTATGGCTCGATCGAACTTGCACCACTAGTTGGCTTAAGCGATGCAATAGTTGATGTAGTCGAGACTGGCTCAACTATGAAACAAAACGGACTAAAGATCGCTGGTGATATCATGCAAAGCTCAGCTTATCTAATAGCAAATAAAAATAGCTTTATCATTAAAAAAGATGAGATTTTAGAGCTTTACAAAAAAATCAAAGAAGAGATTTAA
- a CDS encoding NapC/NirT family cytochrome c: MIQAEINFCIVCHEMDPMAIAYNDDIHSNKGKNGILEG; this comes from the coding sequence ATGATACAAGCGGAGATAAATTTCTGTATAGTTTGTCATGAGATGGATCCTATGGCAATTGCTTACAATGATGATATTCATAGCAATAAAGGCAAAAATGGTATTTTAGAGGGCTGA
- a CDS encoding ABC transporter ATP-binding protein: protein MEILRASNLGFAYDYTLFNNINLTLNQKQSIAITGVSGCGKSTLLHILSTLLKPNFGEVIYQDRSIYELSQNELLAIRRLHFGIIFQSHYLFKGFSAYENIELASILSGEKIEEKELESLKISNVINQKVGELSGGQQQRVSIARVLTKKPKIIFADEPTGNLDKQTANEVMQVLFDYVNENSAALVLVTHDNDLAAKCDSSYKLVNKELVQIS from the coding sequence ATGGAAATTTTAAGAGCGTCTAATCTAGGCTTTGCGTATGATTATACGCTCTTTAATAATATAAATTTAACTCTCAATCAAAAACAAAGCATCGCGATAACAGGCGTTAGCGGTTGTGGCAAATCAACACTTTTACACATACTTTCGACACTTTTAAAGCCAAATTTTGGTGAGGTCATCTATCAAGATAGATCAATCTATGAGCTTTCACAAAACGAGCTTTTGGCTATTAGAAGGCTTCATTTTGGCATCATTTTCCAGTCACACTATCTTTTTAAAGGTTTTAGCGCTTATGAAAATATCGAGCTCGCAAGTATCTTATCTGGCGAAAAAATAGAAGAAAAAGAGCTTGAGTCGCTTAAAATTTCAAATGTGATAAATCAAAAAGTTGGTGAGCTAAGCGGTGGTCAGCAGCAACGCGTAAGTATCGCTAGAGTACTTACCAAGAAGCCAAAGATTATCTTTGCAGATGAGCCAACGGGTAACCTTGACAAACAAACAGCAAATGAAGTGATGCAAGTTTTATTTGACTATGTAAATGAAAATAGCGCTGCCCTTGTGCTAGTTACTCATGACAACGATCTAGCCGCAAAATGCGATAGCTCATACAAGCTTGTGAACAAAGAGCTTGTGCAAATTTCTTAA
- the tsf gene encoding translation elongation factor Ts gives MEITAQMVKELRESTGAGMMDCKKALGEANGDMEKAVDILREKGLGQAAKKADRLASEGLVSVEVCSKCKKATISEINSETDFVARNPQFQALAKDATAHIQSSGIKTVEELNASTLNGVKFEDYFKTQIATIGENLVVRRFETIIADDKGVVNGYVHSNGRVGVLIGAACESVEVANKAADFIRNLCMHAAAMKPSVISYKDLDKDFVEKEFIALRAELEKENEELKRLGKPLHHIPEYASRCQIGEAELAKATKAIEEELKAEGKPEKIWDKIIPGKIERFYADNTVLDQRLTLLGQFYVMDDKKTIEQVIEEKSKELGGKIEIVKYVRFELGEGLEKKVDDFAAEVAAQIG, from the coding sequence ATGGAAATAACTGCACAAATGGTAAAAGAGCTCCGTGAATCAACCGGAGCTGGTATGATGGACTGCAAAAAGGCACTTGGCGAAGCAAATGGCGACATGGAAAAAGCTGTTGACATCCTTCGTGAAAAAGGCCTAGGTCAAGCTGCTAAAAAGGCTGACCGCCTTGCAAGCGAGGGCTTAGTAAGCGTTGAAGTTTGCTCAAAATGCAAGAAAGCAACTATCAGTGAGATCAACTCTGAGACTGACTTCGTTGCTAGAAACCCACAGTTTCAAGCACTTGCAAAAGACGCAACAGCTCACATCCAATCAAGCGGCATAAAAACAGTTGAAGAGCTAAATGCGAGCACTTTAAATGGTGTTAAGTTTGAAGATTACTTCAAAACTCAGATCGCAACTATAGGTGAGAACCTTGTAGTTCGTCGCTTTGAGACTATTATTGCTGATGATAAAGGTGTGGTAAATGGCTATGTTCACTCAAATGGCCGTGTTGGCGTACTTATCGGTGCAGCTTGCGAAAGCGTAGAAGTTGCAAATAAAGCAGCTGATTTTATAAGAAATTTATGTATGCATGCAGCTGCTATGAAGCCAAGCGTTATAAGCTATAAAGACCTTGATAAAGATTTTGTTGAGAAAGAATTTATCGCACTTCGTGCTGAGCTTGAAAAAGAAAATGAAGAGCTAAAACGCTTAGGCAAGCCACTTCATCACATCCCTGAGTATGCTAGCCGCTGCCAGATAGGCGAGGCAGAGCTTGCAAAAGCTACAAAAGCGATCGAAGAAGAGCTAAAAGCTGAGGGCAAACCTGAGAAAATTTGGGACAAGATCATCCCTGGTAAGATCGAGAGATTTTATGCTGACAACACAGTGCTTGACCAACGCCTCACACTTTTAGGCCAGTTTTATGTAATGGACGATAAAAAGACTATTGAACAAGTTATTGAAGAAAAAAGCAAAGAGCTTGGTGGCAAGATCGAGATCGTAAAATACGTTCGTTTTGAACTTGGCGAAGGCTTAGAGAAAAAAGTAGATGACTTTGCTGCAGAAGTTGCTGCTCAAATAGGCTAA
- the rpsB gene encoding 30S ribosomal protein S2, giving the protein MVTMRDLLECGVHFGHQTRRWNPKMKKFIFGERKGIYIIDLQKTIRYFRYTYNIVRDAAAEGKSVLFVGTKKQAIDAIKEYAEKCGMPYVNHRWLGGMMTNFGTIRQSIRKLEVIETMEEDGSINLLTKKEALMLRRKKEKLIATLGGIRNMKSLPDMIFVVDTVKEKIAVQEANRLKIPVVAPIDTNCDPDVVDYPIPGNDDAIRSVQLFCQEMAEAINEGKSLLEQDGGEQAAGEEVSQDEKDAVVAEAMSEEDFGEDEE; this is encoded by the coding sequence ATGGTAACTATGAGAGATTTATTAGAGTGTGGCGTACATTTTGGTCACCAAACACGCCGCTGGAACCCAAAGATGAAAAAATTTATCTTTGGCGAGAGAAAAGGTATCTATATTATAGATCTACAAAAGACTATCCGCTACTTCCGCTACACTTACAACATCGTTCGTGACGCAGCTGCTGAAGGTAAGTCAGTGCTATTTGTTGGTACTAAAAAACAAGCTATCGACGCTATCAAAGAGTACGCTGAAAAATGTGGAATGCCTTATGTAAATCACCGCTGGTTAGGTGGTATGATGACAAACTTTGGTACTATCCGTCAGTCTATCCGCAAACTAGAAGTTATCGAAACTATGGAAGAAGATGGTTCGATAAATTTACTAACTAAAAAAGAGGCTTTGATGCTTCGCCGCAAAAAAGAGAAGCTTATCGCAACTCTTGGCGGTATCCGCAATATGAAAAGTCTACCTGATATGATATTTGTTGTTGACACAGTTAAAGAAAAGATCGCTGTTCAAGAGGCAAATCGTTTAAAAATCCCAGTTGTAGCACCTATTGATACAAACTGCGATCCTGACGTTGTTGACTATCCGATCCCAGGGAATGACGATGCTATCCGCTCTGTTCAGCTTTTCTGCCAAGAGATGGCTGAAGCGATCAACGAAGGCAAATCACTTCTTGAGCAAGATGGTGGCGAGCAAGCTGCTGGCGAAGAAGTAAGCCAAGATGAGAAAGATGCAGTTGTAGCTGAGGCTATGAGTGAAGAAGACTTTGGTGAGGACGAAGAGTAA
- a CDS encoding acetyltransferase: protein MPYENFKSKNPLVLKITTNARKFGVETIQNEEFVSILLNVKKLEISSEQRQALAEIFAKLIKIEEDSQLSK, encoded by the coding sequence ATGCCTTACGAAAACTTTAAATCAAAAAATCCTCTTGTGCTAAAAATCACTACAAATGCAAGAAAATTTGGCGTAGAAACGATTCAAAATGAGGAGTTTGTAAGCATTCTTTTAAATGTTAAGAAGCTTGAAATTTCATCCGAACAAAGGCAAGCATTGGCAGAAATTTTTGCTAAGTTAATAAAAATTGAAGAAGACTCACAATTAAGTAAATAA
- a CDS encoding DUF4198 domain-containing protein yields MAQAHMFWVDGANDEKLGKFIANMGYSDDFPKLEPIMAERVHLSAPITVISKDGSKKKLTQSGENYRYEGERLDKGTYILLAQQNPMYSLKKRSDGKWLIDKTKLDLKDLSDIQICRLMTITSKRVLNLGETNDFVTKPIGVKIEIVPLQNPAEFRVDKPFKLQVFADGKPLGRAKLTGTFAGFLDHKHAFYGVTDEQGITEVLALRPGFWVFEVIYERPYPDAAKCDKETLKTTLSFEIKE; encoded by the coding sequence ATGGCGCAAGCACACATGTTTTGGGTAGATGGAGCTAATGATGAAAAGCTAGGAAAATTTATCGCAAACATGGGTTATAGCGACGATTTTCCAAAGCTAGAGCCTATTATGGCCGAACGCGTCCATCTTTCTGCGCCAATTACTGTAATAAGTAAAGATGGTAGCAAAAAGAAGCTTACGCAAAGTGGCGAGAACTACCGCTATGAGGGCGAAAGATTAGACAAAGGCACATATATCTTACTAGCACAGCAAAATCCTATGTATTCGCTTAAAAAACGTAGTGATGGCAAGTGGTTAATAGACAAAACTAAGCTTGATCTAAAGGATCTAAGCGATATACAGATTTGCCGGCTGATGACGATAACGTCTAAGAGAGTCTTAAATTTAGGTGAAACAAACGACTTCGTAACTAAACCTATTGGAGTTAAAATCGAGATCGTACCGCTACAAAACCCAGCGGAATTTAGAGTAGATAAGCCTTTTAAATTGCAGGTTTTTGCTGACGGAAAGCCACTAGGGCGAGCTAAGCTAACTGGTACTTTTGCTGGATTTTTAGACCATAAGCACGCGTTTTATGGTGTGACTGATGAGCAAGGCATCACTGAAGTGTTAGCTCTAAGGCCAGGATTTTGGGTATTTGAAGTGATTTATGAAAGACCTTATCCAGACGCTGCGAAGTGCGATAAAGAGACATTAAAAACGACGCTTAGTTTTGAGATAAAAGAATAA
- the pgeF gene encoding peptidoglycan editing factor PgeF, protein MRKNLEIVFDKNGVLAGFTNRFGGVSEGAFESLNLADHVGDDPLKVAQNREILATALGIMPVNLKFMNQIHSNRVEILQDFNDDLPPCDGVITSLKGVALCVLVADCAPVLIIDEYLGVVAAVHAGRAGVTSKICTNAVGLMTSKFGCRTSNLRVFIGANIKVQNYEVGKLDLGKFNRYKNDGKFDINTALLDEFAKLGVEQISLDPRCTFETDELFSYRKQSRTGRFCGFVMNRATSINTKK, encoded by the coding sequence ATGCGTAAAAATTTAGAGATCGTCTTTGATAAAAATGGCGTATTAGCTGGCTTTACAAATAGATTTGGCGGTGTGAGCGAGGGAGCTTTTGAGAGCTTAAATTTAGCAGATCATGTTGGCGATGATCCGCTAAAGGTCGCACAAAATCGTGAAATTTTAGCAACGGCGCTTGGTATTATGCCTGTTAATTTAAAATTTATGAACCAAATCCACTCAAATAGAGTGGAAATTTTGCAAGATTTTAACGACGATCTACCTCCGTGTGATGGTGTGATAACATCATTAAAAGGTGTGGCGCTTTGCGTCTTAGTCGCTGACTGTGCGCCTGTTTTGATAATAGATGAATATCTTGGCGTAGTCGCAGCTGTGCATGCGGGACGTGCAGGTGTTACTAGTAAAATTTGCACAAATGCGGTAGGACTGATGACAAGTAAGTTTGGTTGCCGCACTAGTAATTTACGCGTATTTATAGGCGCAAATATCAAAGTGCAAAACTACGAAGTAGGCAAGCTAGATCTTGGTAAATTTAACCGATATAAAAATGATGGAAAATTTGATATAAACACAGCTTTATTAGACGAATTTGCTAAGCTTGGGGTAGAGCAAATATCGCTAGATCCTCGTTGTACTTTTGAGACAGATGAATTATTCTCATACCGCAAACAAAGTAGGACTGGGCGTTTTTGCGGATTTGTGATGAATAGAGCTACATCAATAAATACTAAAAAATAA
- the ribE gene encoding riboflavin synthase, which translates to MFNGLIHEIAQVVSYSQNILRLKTNFRPNLGDSIAVNGACLSVIKLHENGFSVELSAESRANIAVENLKERVHIEPAMKLGDRVDGHLMQGHIDFIGKISNIKKNENGVDFYIDLPREAMSLMSNKGSVGVEGVSLTINEILPKGIRLTIIPITFRDSLFGTFKVGRRVNIESDLLARYVARQLFCKQDNGLSWDDVERISSLY; encoded by the coding sequence ATGTTTAATGGCTTGATCCATGAGATCGCACAGGTTGTTAGTTATTCACAAAATATTTTAAGACTAAAGACAAATTTTCGTCCAAATTTAGGCGATAGCATTGCTGTAAATGGCGCTTGCCTGAGCGTAATAAAACTACATGAAAATGGCTTTAGTGTGGAGCTAAGCGCAGAGAGTAGGGCAAATATCGCGGTTGAAAATTTAAAAGAAAGAGTGCATATCGAGCCAGCTATGAAGTTAGGAGACCGAGTAGATGGGCATTTGATGCAAGGACACATCGATTTTATCGGTAAAATTTCAAATATCAAAAAGAATGAGAATGGGGTTGATTTTTACATCGACTTGCCGCGCGAGGCTATGAGTTTGATGTCAAATAAAGGCTCGGTGGGCGTCGAGGGAGTGAGCCTAACCATAAATGAAATTTTGCCAAAGGGTATAAGGCTGACGATCATACCGATTACATTTAGAGATAGCCTTTTTGGTACTTTTAAGGTTGGCAGGCGCGTAAATATCGAAAGTGATCTTTTGGCTCGATACGTAGCTAGGCAGCTTTTTTGTAAGCAAGATAATGGCCTTAGCTGGGACGATGTTGAGCGAATTTCTAGCCTTTACTAG
- a CDS encoding YwqG family protein encodes MLVKEENMDIAKISKGCKERGLDELFRLLLPLARNAIRIDAQAKNDDYIAVGASKFGGLPDLPDGLSWPLNENGALSFVAQINFAEASKFDIDSLLPKSGMLYLFYDRNLRVWGYDPADKNGFAVIFSDVNHGPLSRRRAESLEGENSTFNARLLSFENEINLPNLQSSIVPFSKISEAEWEAYHEVIEPSWQAKENKLLGHSDNVQDGMELECELVTNGLSSGDGSAYHHPRIAEFEKNSAQWQLLLQIDSDDEGDMDWDGEGRIYLWIKKDDLLARDFSKAWLVLQTS; translated from the coding sequence ATGCTTGTTAAAGAGGAAAATATGGATATTGCAAAAATTTCTAAAGGTTGTAAAGAGCGTGGACTGGATGAACTTTTTAGGCTTTTATTGCCACTAGCAAGAAATGCCATAAGGATAGATGCGCAAGCTAAAAATGACGATTATATCGCCGTTGGAGCGTCTAAATTCGGTGGCTTGCCAGATCTGCCAGATGGTTTATCGTGGCCGTTAAATGAAAATGGCGCTTTAAGTTTTGTGGCACAGATAAATTTTGCTGAAGCTAGCAAATTTGACATTGACTCACTACTGCCAAAAAGCGGAATGCTCTATCTCTTTTATGATAGAAATTTGCGTGTTTGGGGCTATGATCCTGCCGATAAAAACGGCTTTGCAGTGATCTTTTCTGATGTAAATCATGGGCCACTTTCTCGTAGGAGAGCGGAGAGCTTAGAAGGAGAGAATTCTACGTTTAACGCACGCTTGCTTAGCTTTGAAAATGAGATAAATTTGCCAAATTTACAAAGCTCGATTGTGCCATTTAGTAAAATTAGTGAAGCTGAGTGGGAGGCCTATCATGAGGTTATTGAGCCAAGCTGGCAGGCTAAAGAAAATAAGCTCCTTGGACACTCTGATAATGTCCAAGATGGTATGGAGCTAGAGTGTGAGCTAGTTACAAATGGGCTTAGCTCTGGTGATGGTAGCGCTTATCACCACCCAAGAATAGCGGAATTTGAGAAAAATTCTGCCCAGTGGCAACTACTTTTACAGATAGATAGTGATGATGAGGGCGACATGGACTGGGACGGAGAGGGCAGAATTTATCTGTGGATAAAAAAGGATGATCTTTTGGCGCGCGATTTTAGCAAGGCGTGGCTAGTTTTACAGACAAGCTAA
- a CDS encoding CbrC family protein: MDKFQEKYITLSKEYYKNNGNASSIEALYEFKEELEKCDDICAKYVLVDVYQLLSMRKSAYDLLLKIHDKSDKKQLKTLGYLVQFIDENDRWALPRPKSRDQILAQKDKAITLPKFIYHPNPLRTGVFKDDMNIVCECCGKDTEVYYSGSIYCEQDISYLCPTCISSGKAAKKFDATFVQDADKLNTSDAKKDDELFRRTPGYESWQGEHWIVCCDDYCEFLGDVGTRELEEKGIADEVFEDYAKRAEYDDKMLREHLVKAGDIAGYLFRCLHCKKYHIYVDAC; encoded by the coding sequence ATGGATAAATTTCAAGAAAAATATATCACTCTTTCAAAAGAATATTATAAAAATAATGGTAATGCTTCTAGTATTGAGGCACTCTATGAGTTTAAAGAAGAGTTGGAAAAATGTGATGACATTTGCGCAAAGTATGTTTTAGTCGATGTTTATCAGCTTTTATCTATGAGAAAGAGTGCTTACGACTTACTTTTAAAAATACACGACAAAAGTGATAAAAAACAGCTAAAGACACTTGGCTATCTAGTGCAATTCATTGACGAGAATGATAGATGGGCACTACCTCGCCCAAAAAGTAGAGATCAAATTTTAGCTCAAAAAGACAAAGCCATCACGTTACCAAAATTTATCTACCATCCTAATCCTTTAAGAACCGGTGTATTTAAAGATGATATGAACATAGTGTGTGAGTGTTGTGGCAAAGATACTGAAGTTTATTATAGCGGTAGCATTTATTGCGAGCAAGATATTTCGTATCTTTGTCCTACTTGTATTTCTAGCGGCAAGGCTGCCAAGAAATTTGATGCTACATTTGTACAAGATGCTGACAAACTAAATACAAGTGATGCTAAAAAGGATGATGAACTTTTTAGAAGAACCCCGGGCTACGAGAGCTGGCAGGGTGAGCATTGGATAGTTTGTTGTGATGATTATTGCGAATTTTTAGGTGACGTTGGTACAAGAGAGCTTGAAGAAAAGGGTATAGCAGACGAGGTCTTTGAGGACTACGCAAAAAGAGCCGAATACGACGATAAAATGCTACGCGAACATCTTGTTAAAGCTGGCGATATTGCTGGGTATTTGTTTAGATGTTTGCATTGTAAGAAGTATCATATATACGTTGATGCTTGTTAA
- the accA gene encoding acetyl-CoA carboxylase carboxyl transferase subunit alpha: MSNYLDFEKSIKQIDEDIANAKIRGDEHAVEILNKNLSKEISKIYKNLNEYQRLQLARHPDRPYSIDYINAFLIDGYEIHGDRAFRDDPAIVCYIGYIGGKKTIVIGEQKGRGTKNKLRRNFGMPHPEGYRKALRVAKMAEKFNLPILFLIDTPGAYPGVGAEERGQSEAIARNLFEFANLKTPIIAVVIGEGGSGGALAIGVADRLAMMKNSVFSVISPEGCAAILWNDPAKQEQATRSMKITADDLKSLSLIDAVIDEPINGAHRDKDGAAKALANYFISELAELEKFDINDLVAKRIEKILSIGAFEE; encoded by the coding sequence ATGTCAAATTATTTAGATTTTGAAAAAAGCATAAAGCAAATTGATGAAGATATAGCAAATGCTAAGATCAGAGGCGATGAACATGCTGTTGAAATTTTAAATAAGAATTTATCTAAAGAGATATCAAAAATATATAAAAATTTAAACGAATATCAACGTTTGCAACTTGCTCGTCATCCAGATAGACCATATTCTATTGATTATATTAATGCGTTTTTGATTGATGGATATGAGATTCATGGAGATAGGGCATTTAGAGATGATCCAGCGATAGTTTGCTACATCGGCTATATCGGAGGCAAAAAGACTATTGTTATAGGCGAGCAAAAGGGCCGTGGTACTAAAAATAAGTTAAGAAGAAATTTTGGTATGCCTCATCCTGAGGGTTATCGCAAAGCTCTTAGAGTTGCAAAAATGGCTGAAAAATTTAATCTACCCATTTTATTTCTCATAGACACTCCAGGCGCATATCCAGGTGTTGGAGCTGAAGAGCGAGGACAAAGTGAAGCCATAGCTAGAAATTTATTCGAGTTTGCAAATTTAAAAACTCCAATAATTGCTGTTGTTATCGGCGAAGGTGGAAGTGGTGGCGCTTTAGCTATTGGTGTGGCTGATAGGCTTGCTATGATGAAAAATTCTGTGTTTTCAGTTATTTCACCAGAAGGCTGTGCGGCAATACTTTGGAATGACCCAGCTAAACAGGAACAAGCTACAAGATCTATGAAAATAACAGCTGATGATTTAAAAAGTCTATCACTGATTGATGCTGTTATAGATGAGCCGATAAATGGAGCCCATAGAGATAAAGATGGTGCTGCAAAAGCACTTGCAAATTATTTTATCTCAGAGCTAGCCGAGCTTGAAAAGTTTGATATAAATGATCTTGTAGCAAAAAGAATAGAAAAAATTCTCTCTATCGGAGCATTTGAAGAATAA